A single region of the Marinobacter nanhaiticus D15-8W genome encodes:
- a CDS encoding efflux RND transporter permease subunit codes for MVLSDVSIKRPVFATVISLLILVFGLAALRGLPVREYPDIDPPEVSISTDYTGAAAEVVDTQITQVIEGAISGVEGIRSIESSTEQGESRTSIEFNTSRDIDVAANDVRDAVSRILNELPEEADPPVVRKADSDARPMMWVTLQSDVWDSAQLSDFAERVLVDRLSVLDGVADVQIGGERRYAIRVWLDREKLASRNITVAEVEEALRANNVELPAGSIESRTRDFTVRAEGRLSTVDEFRNLVIRRDGNDLLRLGEVANVVMGVESDTSRLRANGRTAIGMGVIRQSKANTVAVSDRVRAEMAKIRETLPPEVTIQQSYDESIFIRASIKEVMVTLGIAIALVILVIFIFLRSWRATLIPAVTIPVAVIGAFIGLGTMGFSINVLTLLAIILAIGLVVDDAIVMLENIQRRIDEGEPPLLASFFGARQVAFAVIATTLTLVAVFVPISFMGGNIGRLFGEFGFTLASAVIVSSLVALTLTPMLCSKWLKHSPETVEGHRLWAASEKAFGTLNNGYERLLRFSLRQPGLLLGLGLAGILLAAVIFPSLPQELAPTEDRGIIIMPTKAPRGSTVEYTDHHVQKIEERLMPYIEEGAADRLLAIVGFRGEADNAFLIMGLTPWEDREIKQQAISAELFPKLAEVPGVRSVAVNPPGLGQRGFNQPIEFVIGGPDYDTVQRWSEEILERAKENPNLLNLETDFELTRPELRVTLDRQRAADLDVTVEDVGLTLQTMLASRQVTTYLDRGREYDVILQAGDADRATPSDLSNIFLRPREGGDLIPLGALVNLQEIGANPDLRRIDRLPAVVISGSLAPGYDLGSALEYMNQRAVDNLPPEARVSYKGLSREFEESSNAIYVTFILAFIIVFLVLAAQFESWIHPLIIMLSVPLAITGALMALALSGISLNIYSQIGIIMLLGLMAKNGILIVEFANQLRDEGYSVHDAIVKGAILRFRPVLMTTISTIFGAVPLVIATGAGAESRAAIGVVVLGGLIFATTLTLFIIPVLYNLIARFAKSTNAVEKALDEQIHQNGSSGALASGAQAPRKDQA; via the coding sequence ATGGTGCTTTCCGATGTTTCCATTAAACGGCCCGTTTTCGCCACGGTCATCAGTCTGCTGATCCTCGTTTTTGGCTTGGCAGCCCTGCGCGGCCTGCCGGTCCGGGAGTACCCGGATATTGATCCGCCGGAAGTTTCGATCTCCACAGACTACACGGGCGCTGCCGCCGAAGTGGTGGATACGCAGATCACCCAGGTGATCGAGGGCGCCATCAGCGGTGTTGAAGGTATACGCTCTATCGAGTCCAGCACCGAGCAGGGCGAGTCCCGCACCTCCATCGAATTCAACACCTCCCGCGATATCGACGTGGCCGCCAACGATGTGCGTGATGCGGTCTCGCGTATCCTCAACGAGCTGCCGGAGGAAGCGGATCCGCCGGTGGTGCGCAAGGCCGATTCCGATGCCCGGCCGATGATGTGGGTCACCCTGCAGAGCGACGTCTGGGACAGCGCCCAACTCTCCGATTTCGCCGAGCGAGTTCTGGTGGATCGCCTGTCGGTACTCGATGGCGTGGCCGACGTGCAGATTGGCGGCGAACGGCGCTATGCCATCCGCGTCTGGCTCGATCGGGAGAAACTGGCCTCGCGCAACATCACCGTGGCGGAGGTGGAAGAGGCCCTGCGCGCCAACAACGTGGAGCTGCCGGCCGGGTCGATTGAATCCCGCACCCGGGATTTCACCGTCCGTGCTGAGGGGCGGTTATCGACTGTGGATGAGTTCCGTAACCTGGTGATCCGCCGGGATGGCAACGACCTGTTGCGTTTGGGTGAAGTGGCCAATGTGGTGATGGGCGTGGAGTCCGATACCAGCCGTTTGCGGGCCAACGGCCGCACCGCCATCGGGATGGGGGTGATCCGTCAGTCCAAGGCCAACACGGTGGCAGTCTCGGATCGGGTCCGGGCCGAGATGGCAAAGATCCGCGAAACCCTGCCGCCGGAAGTCACCATCCAGCAGAGCTATGACGAATCCATCTTTATCCGCGCGTCGATAAAGGAGGTGATGGTGACCCTGGGCATCGCCATTGCCCTCGTTATCCTGGTCATCTTCATTTTCCTACGCTCGTGGCGCGCCACCCTGATTCCGGCGGTGACAATTCCCGTGGCGGTCATCGGGGCCTTTATCGGCCTGGGCACCATGGGCTTCTCCATCAACGTACTGACACTGCTGGCGATTATTCTCGCTATCGGCCTGGTGGTTGACGATGCCATCGTCATGCTTGAGAACATCCAGCGCCGCATCGACGAAGGCGAGCCGCCCTTGTTGGCGTCCTTCTTCGGCGCCCGCCAGGTGGCCTTTGCGGTTATTGCGACCACGCTGACCCTGGTAGCGGTCTTCGTGCCTATTTCCTTTATGGGCGGCAACATCGGCCGACTGTTCGGTGAATTCGGCTTCACCCTGGCCAGCGCCGTGATTGTGTCAAGCCTGGTTGCGCTGACGCTGACACCGATGCTGTGTTCCAAGTGGCTCAAGCACAGTCCGGAAACGGTCGAGGGACACCGCCTGTGGGCCGCATCCGAGAAGGCGTTCGGCACCCTGAACAACGGCTATGAACGACTCCTGCGCTTCTCCTTGCGCCAGCCCGGCCTGCTGCTGGGTCTGGGATTGGCGGGCATCCTGCTGGCGGCGGTGATCTTCCCCTCGTTGCCCCAGGAACTGGCGCCCACGGAGGATCGCGGCATCATCATTATGCCGACGAAGGCGCCGCGGGGGTCGACGGTGGAATACACGGACCACCATGTGCAGAAGATCGAGGAACGGCTGATGCCCTACATCGAGGAAGGGGCCGCCGATCGTCTGCTGGCTATCGTCGGTTTCCGCGGCGAGGCGGACAATGCTTTCCTGATCATGGGCCTCACGCCCTGGGAAGACCGGGAGATCAAGCAGCAGGCGATCAGCGCCGAGCTGTTCCCGAAACTGGCGGAAGTGCCGGGGGTACGTTCGGTGGCGGTCAATCCGCCCGGTCTCGGTCAACGTGGATTCAACCAGCCGATCGAGTTCGTGATCGGTGGCCCGGACTACGACACCGTGCAGCGCTGGAGCGAGGAGATCCTCGAGCGGGCCAAGGAAAATCCCAACCTGCTCAACCTGGAAACCGACTTCGAACTGACCCGGCCGGAGCTGCGCGTCACCCTGGACCGTCAGCGGGCGGCGGATCTGGACGTGACCGTGGAGGATGTCGGGCTGACCCTGCAGACCATGCTGGCCTCGCGTCAGGTTACGACCTATCTGGACCGGGGCCGGGAATACGATGTGATCCTTCAGGCCGGTGATGCCGACCGCGCCACGCCCTCGGACCTGAGCAATATCTTCCTGCGCCCGCGTGAAGGTGGGGATTTGATTCCGTTGGGCGCCTTGGTGAACCTCCAGGAAATCGGTGCCAACCCGGATCTGCGCCGGATCGACCGGCTGCCGGCGGTGGTGATCAGCGGCTCGCTGGCGCCGGGCTACGATCTCGGCTCGGCCCTGGAATACATGAACCAACGGGCTGTGGATAACCTGCCACCGGAAGCCCGGGTGAGCTACAAGGGGCTGAGCCGGGAATTCGAGGAATCGTCGAATGCGATCTATGTGACCTTTATCCTGGCGTTCATCATCGTGTTCCTGGTGCTGGCGGCCCAGTTCGAGAGCTGGATCCATCCTCTGATCATCATGCTGTCAGTACCGCTGGCAATTACCGGGGCGCTGATGGCGTTGGCGTTATCGGGGATCAGTCTCAATATCTATAGCCAGATCGGGATCATCATGCTGCTGGGACTGATGGCAAAGAACGGCATCCTGATCGTGGAGTTCGCCAACCAGTTACGGGATGAGGGCTACAGCGTTCACGATGCCATCGTCAAAGGGGCCATCCTGCGTTTTCGTCCTGTACTTATGACGACAATTTCAACGATTTTCGGCGCCGTTCCGCTGGTCATCGCGACCGGTGCCGGCGCGGAGAGTCGGGCGGCGATTGGTGTCGTAGTCCTCGGGGGGCTGATTTTCGCGACTACACTGACGCTGTTCATCATTCCGGTGTTGTATAACCTGATTGCCCGGTTTGCCAAGTCCACCAATGCGGTTGAGAAGGCCCTGGACGAGCAGATCCACCAGAATGGTAGTTCCGGGGCGCTCGCTTCGGGGGCCCAGGCGCCTCGGAAAGATCAGGC
- a CDS encoding efflux RND transporter periplasmic adaptor subunit has protein sequence MGRQILIAFIVLVLAAGGAGFLWMQQEAGATAEQRQRPPANVNVIYPRLAEVQDVVEAVGTLQAREDVMITAEVSGRIVRLNFDEGQPVEKGRLLVQLDDRQARADLQVAEAQLQDARTKYDRASRLQSNNSISQSQVDELRTALSVAEAQKVAAETRLDNHRVEAPFAGVVGLRDVSVGTYLNIGDSVTTLDAIDPMELTFSVPERYLGQIDRGQVLRSSTAAYPGQNFSGTLSELGTRLNSLSRSLPVKAVIDNPDRKLRPGLFMAVSLTLQSRRALVIPEQAVLTRGDNQYVFIAVDGEARRQPLELGTREPGKVEVVNGLKPEDAVIITGQDRLSTGDGISVLESDSALIGGGWPTRREG, from the coding sequence ATGGGCAGGCAAATCCTGATTGCCTTTATCGTGCTTGTACTGGCGGCAGGCGGAGCTGGCTTCCTGTGGATGCAACAGGAGGCGGGAGCGACGGCGGAACAGCGGCAGCGTCCACCGGCGAACGTCAATGTGATCTATCCGCGCTTGGCGGAAGTGCAGGACGTGGTGGAAGCCGTCGGTACGTTGCAGGCCCGGGAAGATGTGATGATTACTGCCGAAGTCAGCGGCCGTATTGTGCGGCTCAACTTCGATGAGGGCCAGCCGGTGGAGAAAGGCCGGTTGTTGGTCCAGCTCGACGACCGTCAGGCCCGCGCCGATCTTCAGGTCGCCGAGGCCCAATTGCAGGATGCCCGCACCAAGTATGACCGTGCCTCGCGCCTGCAGTCCAACAACAGTATTTCCCAGTCCCAGGTGGACGAACTGCGCACCGCCCTGAGCGTCGCGGAGGCTCAGAAGGTTGCCGCCGAAACCCGACTGGACAACCATCGCGTCGAAGCGCCGTTCGCGGGTGTGGTCGGGCTGCGGGATGTGAGCGTCGGCACCTACCTCAACATCGGCGACAGCGTCACCACCCTCGACGCCATCGACCCAATGGAGCTGACGTTCTCCGTACCCGAACGTTACCTGGGCCAGATCGACCGCGGCCAGGTACTGCGTTCCAGCACGGCCGCGTATCCGGGGCAGAACTTCAGCGGCACGCTTTCGGAACTGGGCACACGGCTCAATTCGCTGAGCCGATCACTGCCGGTGAAGGCGGTCATCGACAATCCCGACCGCAAGCTTCGGCCGGGGCTTTTCATGGCGGTCTCGCTCACTTTGCAAAGCCGCCGTGCCCTGGTGATCCCGGAGCAGGCGGTCCTGACCCGCGGCGACAACCAGTACGTGTTCATTGCGGTGGACGGCGAGGCACGTCGGCAACCGCTGGAACTGGGTACCCGCGAGCCGGGCAAGGTGGAGGTGGTCAACGGCCTCAAGCCGGAGGATGCGGTGATCATCACCGGTCAGGACCGACTCAGCACCGGCGATGGCATCAGCGTACTTGAAAGCGATAGCGCCCTGATCGGCGGCGGTTGGCCGACCCGTCGCGAGGGTTGA
- a CDS encoding DUF3833 domain-containing protein, which yields MRAYLWKSYLRKHVRAGAPGLLGVIFVCGLLGGCVGPELNDYAGREPTLDPRDFFQGELTARGIVKDYAGEVIRTFDADISASWNAQGVGTLDEVFRFDDGEVQTRVWTLQPVDNGYRATAGDVVEPGLMQSRGNTIHMNYVLRVPYGDDTLDVRMDDWMYAVTPDTVINETGMSKWGVAVGEIVLVIQRSSPDE from the coding sequence ATGCGAGCCTATTTGTGGAAAAGTTACTTGCGGAAACACGTTCGGGCTGGTGCGCCCGGCCTGTTAGGCGTAATTTTTGTATGTGGTTTGTTGGGCGGTTGCGTTGGGCCGGAGCTCAACGATTATGCGGGTCGTGAACCGACACTCGATCCACGCGACTTTTTCCAGGGTGAACTAACCGCCCGGGGTATCGTCAAAGACTACGCCGGCGAAGTGATCCGCACCTTCGATGCCGACATCTCGGCGAGCTGGAACGCGCAGGGCGTCGGCACCCTCGATGAAGTCTTCCGTTTTGATGACGGCGAGGTCCAGACCCGGGTCTGGACCCTGCAGCCTGTGGATAACGGTTATCGGGCGACCGCTGGCGATGTGGTCGAACCGGGTCTGATGCAGTCGCGGGGGAATACGATTCACATGAACTACGTCCTGCGGGTGCCCTACGGTGATGACACCCTCGATGTGCGTATGGATGACTGGATGTACGCAGTAACGCCCGACACGGTGATCAACGAAACCGGGATGAGCAAGTGGGGCGTAGCGGTGGGTGAGATCGTACTGGTTATCCAACGGTCATCGCCGGACGAATAA
- a CDS encoding acyl-CoA dehydrogenase C-terminal domain-containing protein: MPTYKAPLRDMKFLINEVFDYPKHYASLKSGENATPDIVDAILTECGRFSEEVLSPLYQSGDEEGCKLENGDVSTPKGYKEAYEQYMMGGWQGLSAPEEVGGQGLPASMGLLKQEMMGTANWPFSMYPGLSLGAMNTIQLHGSDEQRQTYLVPLTEGRWAGTMCLTEPQCGTDLGQVKTRAEPQADGSYKITGTKIFISSGDHDLTENIVHIVLARLPDAPKGTKGISLFIVPKFLPNGEGGVGQRNGVTCGSLEKKMGIKASATCVMNFDDATGHLIGPENEGLNCMFTFMNTARIGTAIQGVGPAELSYQWALEYAKERRSMRALSGKKDPEQVADSLIHHADVRRMLLTQKAFAEGGRAMLYDAARLADHMVEGHLEGDEKKAEAYDDKLGFLTPILKGFLTEMGYEAANLGVQVFGGHGYIREHGMEQIVRDTKIATLYEGTTGIQALDLLGRKVMLSTQGGAVREFTLRISNWARRQVTHRKARPFAWELLKLAAQWNVLTVRLMLTARKDRDIISAAANDFMMFSGYVTMAYMWARMAVVAYDKLENGGAESEAFYRAKIATAEFYFDRLLPRAQAHATSMLSPTRNLMQLDAQDMAFTG; encoded by the coding sequence ATGCCCACTTACAAGGCGCCCCTGCGCGACATGAAATTCCTCATCAACGAGGTCTTCGACTATCCAAAGCACTACGCCTCGCTGAAATCCGGCGAGAACGCCACGCCGGATATCGTCGACGCTATCCTCACCGAATGCGGCCGCTTCAGCGAGGAAGTACTCAGCCCGCTGTACCAAAGCGGGGACGAGGAAGGCTGCAAGCTGGAAAACGGCGATGTGTCCACGCCCAAGGGCTATAAGGAAGCCTACGAGCAATACATGATGGGGGGCTGGCAGGGACTGTCCGCCCCGGAAGAGGTCGGCGGCCAAGGGCTACCCGCTTCCATGGGCCTGCTCAAACAGGAGATGATGGGTACCGCCAATTGGCCATTCAGCATGTACCCTGGCCTGTCGCTGGGCGCAATGAACACCATCCAGCTCCATGGCAGTGACGAACAGCGCCAGACCTACCTGGTCCCGCTCACCGAAGGCCGCTGGGCCGGCACCATGTGCCTCACCGAACCCCAGTGCGGCACCGACCTGGGCCAGGTGAAGACCCGGGCCGAACCCCAGGCGGACGGCAGCTACAAGATCACCGGCACCAAGATATTCATCTCTTCCGGCGATCACGACCTCACCGAGAACATCGTGCATATCGTGTTGGCTCGCCTACCGGATGCACCAAAAGGCACCAAAGGCATCTCGCTGTTCATCGTGCCCAAGTTCCTGCCGAACGGCGAAGGCGGTGTCGGCCAGCGCAACGGCGTCACCTGCGGCAGCCTGGAAAAGAAGATGGGCATCAAAGCCTCGGCGACGTGCGTGATGAACTTCGACGATGCCACCGGACATTTGATCGGTCCTGAGAACGAAGGCCTGAACTGTATGTTCACCTTCATGAACACCGCCCGCATCGGTACCGCCATCCAGGGCGTCGGACCGGCGGAATTGTCGTATCAGTGGGCACTGGAATACGCCAAGGAACGTCGCTCCATGCGCGCCCTGTCCGGCAAGAAGGATCCGGAGCAGGTGGCAGATAGCCTGATCCACCATGCCGATGTGCGCCGCATGTTGCTGACCCAGAAAGCCTTCGCCGAAGGCGGACGTGCCATGCTCTATGACGCGGCGCGACTGGCAGACCACATGGTGGAAGGTCACCTTGAGGGCGATGAAAAGAAGGCTGAAGCCTACGACGACAAACTCGGTTTCCTCACCCCAATCCTCAAAGGTTTCCTGACCGAGATGGGCTACGAGGCGGCCAACCTTGGCGTACAGGTCTTCGGTGGCCACGGCTATATCCGCGAGCATGGCATGGAGCAAATCGTGCGCGACACCAAGATCGCCACCCTGTACGAGGGTACCACCGGCATCCAGGCGCTGGACCTGCTGGGCCGCAAGGTCATGCTTTCGACCCAGGGCGGTGCGGTGCGCGAATTCACCCTGCGGATTTCCAACTGGGCGCGCCGCCAGGTGACCCACAGGAAAGCCCGCCCCTTCGCCTGGGAATTGCTGAAACTGGCTGCCCAGTGGAACGTCCTCACCGTGCGCCTGATGCTGACCGCCCGTAAGGACAGGGACATCATCAGCGCTGCGGCCAACGATTTCATGATGTTCAGCGGCTACGTGACCATGGCCTACATGTGGGCGCGCATGGCGGTCGTCGCCTACGACAAGCTGGAAAACGGCGGCGCGGAATCCGAGGCCTTCTACCGCGCCAAGATTGCCACCGCCGAATTCTACTTCGACCGGCTGCTGCCACGGGCCCAGGCCCATGCCACCAGCATGCTTTCGCCCACCCGCAACCTGATGCAGCTGGATGCACAGGACATGGCCTTTACCGGCTAA
- the thpD gene encoding ectoine hydroxylase, with amino-acid sequence MDTRSDDFYPTRLERPTSSYDRRDPVVHSTGAARKDGPLSETELARYERDGFLVFNSFLDETTVRRFREDLRAYEEDDGILQSEGTITEPGKQEIRSIFGIHELSARFDRLTRDPRLLDMVQQLLGSDAYIHQSRINYKPGFHGKGFDWHSDFETWHAEDGMPRMRAVSFSIALTDNTPFNGPLMLVPGSHKTFVPCVGRTPEDNYQSSLKKQELGVPSNRDLDALISQNGIKAPTGPAGSLIIFECNTLHGSNANMTPWPRSNLFFVYNSVENALEQPFCGNKPRPDFLGNRNHTEALQPLRDRDLSKVG; translated from the coding sequence ATGGATACTCGATCTGACGACTTTTATCCCACCCGGCTGGAACGTCCCACATCCAGCTATGACCGACGCGATCCGGTTGTCCACAGCACAGGTGCGGCCCGCAAGGACGGCCCGCTCAGTGAAACCGAACTGGCCCGGTACGAACGCGACGGCTTCCTGGTGTTCAACAGCTTCCTCGATGAGACTACAGTACGCCGCTTCCGTGAGGACCTGCGCGCCTACGAGGAGGACGACGGTATCCTGCAGTCCGAAGGCACCATCACCGAGCCCGGCAAGCAGGAAATACGCTCCATCTTCGGCATCCACGAACTGTCCGCACGGTTCGATCGCCTGACCCGTGATCCGCGCTTGCTGGATATGGTGCAGCAGCTATTGGGCAGTGACGCCTACATCCACCAGTCGCGCATCAACTACAAGCCGGGCTTCCACGGCAAGGGCTTCGACTGGCACTCGGATTTCGAGACCTGGCACGCGGAGGACGGTATGCCGCGCATGCGGGCAGTCAGTTTCTCCATTGCCCTGACCGACAACACCCCGTTCAACGGCCCACTGATGCTGGTGCCCGGCTCCCACAAGACCTTCGTGCCCTGCGTCGGCCGCACGCCGGAAGACAATTACCAATCCTCGCTCAAGAAGCAGGAACTGGGTGTACCCAGTAACAGGGACCTCGATGCGCTGATCAGCCAGAACGGCATCAAGGCCCCCACCGGCCCAGCCGGTTCGCTCATCATCTTCGAGTGCAATACCCTGCACGGCTCCAACGCGAATATGACGCCCTGGCCCCGCAGCAACCTGTTCTTCGTCTACAACAGCGTGGAGAACGCACTCGAGCAGCCATTCTGTGGCAACAAGCCGCGACCGGATTTCCTGGGCAACCGTAACCATACCGAAGCCCTGCAACCGTTGCGTGATCGTGATCTGTCCAAGGTCGGCTGA